In Nitrosarchaeum sp., a genomic segment contains:
- a CDS encoding AAA family ATPase: MEKLIVCLTGMPGAGKSTIADGLKSKGYDVINMGNVVRTEAKNRNLEPTGPNLGKLMIELREKNGQGAIAELVVPQIENTKSKVVIIDGIRSNAEIEVLRKHGTVKLLAIHASTNTRFGFLKNRGRSDDPQTKENFEERDNREIGVGISNSIALSDETISNNNLTKDELIDYSFKIIESWIK; the protein is encoded by the coding sequence TTGGAAAAACTAATTGTTTGTTTAACAGGTATGCCTGGAGCAGGTAAATCAACCATAGCTGATGGTCTCAAATCAAAAGGTTATGATGTTATAAACATGGGTAATGTAGTAAGAACTGAAGCTAAAAACAGAAATCTTGAACCAACAGGACCAAATCTCGGCAAATTAATGATTGAACTTCGAGAAAAAAATGGTCAAGGAGCAATTGCAGAATTAGTTGTACCTCAAATTGAAAATACAAAATCCAAAGTTGTAATAATTGATGGTATAAGATCTAATGCTGAAATAGAAGTTTTACGTAAACATGGAACCGTTAAACTTCTTGCTATACATGCATCAACTAATACAAGATTTGGATTTTTAAAAAATCGAGGAAGATCTGATGATCCACAAACAAAAGAAAATTTTGAAGAAAGAGATAATCGAGAAATTGGGGTTGGTATTAGTAATTCAATTGCATTATCTGATGAAACAATTTCTAATAATAATTTAACAAAAGATGAATTGATTGACTATTCCTTCAAAATTATTGAAAGTTGGATAAAATGA
- the thpR gene encoding RNA 2',3'-cyclic phosphodiesterase, whose amino-acid sequence MRVFVAIEITSDKIINSISKFQSEININAKPVELHNLHFTLQFLGEISQDVVEKIIVALKSVKFSKFMVDFKGIGVFPKLKFPRIVWIGTDENGGKLLTELAKNVENVLLPLGFTADKPFKPHITVFRIKNKIGDIEKELNKFKLIDFGSQEITGFKLKQSVLSSKGPVYSDLIEVKAK is encoded by the coding sequence ATGCGGGTTTTTGTAGCAATTGAAATTACTTCTGATAAAATAATTAACTCCATTTCTAAATTTCAGTCTGAAATTAACATTAATGCTAAACCTGTAGAATTACATAATCTTCATTTTACATTACAATTTTTAGGGGAGATATCACAAGATGTTGTAGAGAAAATAATAGTTGCTTTAAAATCAGTTAAATTTTCTAAATTTATGGTAGATTTCAAAGGTATCGGTGTGTTTCCTAAATTAAAATTTCCAAGAATTGTATGGATTGGAACTGATGAAAACGGAGGTAAATTATTGACAGAACTAGCAAAAAATGTTGAAAATGTACTCCTTCCATTGGGTTTTACTGCAGATAAACCGTTTAAACCTCATATCACAGTATTTAGAATTAAAAATAAGATTGGAGATATTGAAAAAGAGTTGAATAAATTCAAATTAATTGACTTTGGAAGTCAAGAAATTACAGGATTTAAGCTTAAACAAAGTGTTCTTAGTTCAAAGGGTCCCGTTTATTCTGATTTAATAGAGGTTAAAGCGAAATAA
- the cca gene encoding CCA tRNA nucleotidyltransferase: MKQVLSKIRKSVTILENVRKLKKQIADEAYQLVENQIKNHPEITGLEFGGSYAKDTWLSEEADIDIFIKFKKTISEEKFTEISKNVGFQSMKKYNPYVRYSEHPYVEAKIKKTKINVVPCYEVNSGEWKSSADRSPFHTKYMEKSLTPEMRNEVRMLKIFLKANKIYGSEIAKQGFSGYVSEVLILNFGNFENTIRSIGKIQQGQIIGKTSKVFDTLIVIIDPIDNNRNLAAAISNENIGKFILLCRAFENKPKLEFFTQKKLKISKNSLENVLVIKFNFKNRSPDIIWGQIKRATSSLTTQLELGGFNVLRSKAHSDNMGEACLFFLLESTKIPINYSKNGPDFFRVSDCTSFISKNITKTELMWINDDGKIVTLEKRRHNEAVKFMTEFLKNNLQTGIPKGLQSDFRKGVEITIGNKNLSKSIKEAILDLISTDDSIFHTN; encoded by the coding sequence ATGAAACAAGTATTATCTAAAATTAGAAAATCTGTAACAATATTAGAAAATGTAAGAAAATTAAAAAAACAAATCGCCGATGAAGCATATCAATTAGTTGAAAATCAAATAAAAAATCATCCTGAAATTACAGGATTAGAGTTTGGAGGATCTTATGCAAAAGATACCTGGCTCTCAGAAGAAGCAGATATTGATATTTTTATTAAATTTAAAAAAACTATTTCTGAAGAAAAATTTACAGAGATTTCAAAAAATGTTGGATTTCAATCAATGAAAAAATATAATCCATATGTAAGATATTCTGAACATCCATATGTTGAGGCTAAAATTAAAAAAACAAAGATAAATGTTGTTCCATGTTATGAGGTAAATTCGGGAGAATGGAAAAGTTCTGCAGATAGATCACCTTTTCATACAAAATACATGGAAAAGTCACTTACTCCTGAAATGAGAAACGAAGTAAGAATGCTCAAAATATTTCTGAAGGCAAATAAAATTTATGGTTCGGAAATTGCAAAACAAGGATTTAGTGGATATGTATCAGAGGTTTTAATTTTAAATTTTGGTAATTTTGAAAATACAATTAGATCAATTGGAAAAATTCAACAAGGTCAGATTATTGGAAAGACTTCAAAAGTATTTGATACATTAATTGTAATTATAGATCCTATTGACAATAATAGAAATTTGGCTGCAGCAATTTCAAATGAAAATATAGGAAAATTCATTCTTTTGTGTAGAGCATTTGAAAACAAACCTAAATTAGAATTTTTTACTCAAAAAAAATTGAAAATATCAAAAAATAGTTTGGAAAACGTACTTGTGATAAAATTCAATTTTAAAAATCGAAGTCCAGATATAATTTGGGGGCAAATTAAGAGAGCAACTTCCTCGCTTACAACTCAATTAGAATTAGGAGGTTTCAATGTTTTACGAAGTAAAGCCCATTCAGATAATATGGGTGAAGCTTGTCTTTTTTTCCTTTTAGAATCAACTAAAATTCCAATAAATTATTCTAAAAATGGTCCTGATTTCTTTAGAGTAAGTGATTGTACTAGTTTTATTTCAAAAAACATTACAAAAACTGAATTAATGTGGATTAATGATGATGGAAAAATTGTTACACTTGAAAAAAGAAGACATAATGAAGCAGTGAAATTTATGACAGAATTTTTGAAAAACAATCTCCAAACAGGCATACCAAAGGGATTACAAAGTGATTTTAGGAAAGGAGTTGAAATTACTATTGGAAATAAAAATTTAAGCAAATCAATTAAAGAGGCAATTTTAGATCTTATTTCAACTGATGACTCTATCTTTCATACCAATTAA
- a CDS encoding serine/threonine protein kinase, with the protein MTLSFIPIKKLVKEPYSKILGYPKASSRQLQSRIIELEKLKIKSISFTGQTTIGSLQILGKGYVGVVVLAKKGNDIVALKIRRLDSQRNEMKSEAKLMKLVNTVNVGPKLYDVSKNFLVMEYLEGDKIGDWIQSLKGNGSSKKLKSIIKIILEDCYRLDKIGFDHGELSSISKHVIVGKLRTTLIDFESSSVNRRASNVTSITQAIFIGSGIAKKVQRIYKIPEKGKIIDALRKYKQEPTQKSFDDILKILKL; encoded by the coding sequence ATGACTCTATCTTTCATACCAATTAAAAAATTAGTAAAAGAACCGTATTCAAAAATTCTTGGCTATCCAAAAGCTAGTTCACGTCAACTTCAATCAAGAATTATCGAATTAGAAAAATTAAAAATAAAATCAATATCATTTACTGGACAGACGACTATAGGCAGTTTACAAATTTTGGGTAAGGGATATGTTGGAGTAGTAGTATTAGCAAAAAAAGGAAACGACATTGTTGCATTAAAGATTAGAAGATTAGATTCTCAACGAAATGAAATGAAAAGTGAAGCAAAACTAATGAAATTGGTAAATACGGTAAATGTTGGGCCCAAGTTGTACGATGTAAGTAAGAATTTTTTGGTAATGGAATATCTTGAAGGTGATAAAATTGGTGATTGGATACAATCTCTAAAAGGAAATGGAAGTTCTAAGAAATTAAAGTCAATAATCAAAATAATTTTAGAGGATTGTTATAGATTAGATAAAATTGGTTTTGATCATGGTGAATTAAGCAGTATTTCAAAGCATGTCATTGTTGGAAAATTAAGAACAACCTTAATTGATTTTGAAAGTTCAAGTGTCAACAGACGAGCGTCAAATGTAACTTCTATTACTCAAGCAATTTTTATTGGATCAGGAATTGCTAAAAAAGTTCAAAGAATCTATAAAATTCCCGAAAAGGGAAAAATTATTGATGCTTTAAGAAAATACAAGCAAGAACCAACACAAAAAAGTTTTGACGATATCTTAAAGATATTAAAATTATGA
- a CDS encoding FAD/NAD(P)-binding oxidoreductase has protein sequence MTSIPHILILGGGFGGLAAANEIRNNLPSSQVKITVIDKKDWFMVGFAKLWIIKGTRTFENSIGSLNQLIKKEINFLKEEIIEIDLQNKQIKTTTKTLSYDFLIIAMGAVLAPEKISGLSENGMNLYDHNQLTEIHKKIKNMRSGNIAISIMGMPYKCPPAPFEASLLIDSMLRDAGVRKSIQIHFYSPAPITLPAAGPEISKKILSLINSENIVFHDSCKIKSVEKNKLIFQNGDEANFDLLLAVPPHVAPKVIYESGLAKEGGFIPINRDCKTPFENVYAVGDVTTLTVIDTMTVPKAGVFAEREAITVAQNIISSIQNKNELLLFDGKGGCFLESGRDTASIIEVDMFTESKPTTKLTESTTKHLDEKLQFEKERLSKWL, from the coding sequence TTGACTTCTATCCCCCATATCTTAATTCTTGGCGGAGGATTTGGAGGATTAGCTGCGGCAAATGAAATAAGAAATAATCTTCCATCATCTCAAGTTAAGATAACAGTTATTGACAAAAAAGATTGGTTCATGGTAGGCTTTGCCAAACTTTGGATTATCAAAGGTACACGAACATTTGAAAATTCAATAGGATCACTAAATCAATTAATTAAAAAAGAAATAAATTTTTTAAAAGAAGAAATTATAGAAATTGATCTTCAAAATAAACAAATTAAAACAACTACCAAAACTTTATCATATGATTTTTTAATTATTGCAATGGGCGCAGTTTTAGCACCTGAAAAAATTTCAGGACTTTCAGAAAATGGAATGAATCTTTATGATCATAATCAATTAACTGAGATTCATAAAAAAATAAAAAACATGAGATCTGGCAATATTGCTATTTCTATTATGGGGATGCCATACAAATGTCCTCCAGCACCATTTGAGGCTAGTTTATTGATCGATTCAATGCTAAGAGATGCAGGAGTTAGAAAATCAATACAAATTCATTTCTATAGTCCGGCTCCAATAACATTACCCGCAGCTGGTCCAGAAATCAGCAAAAAAATTCTTAGTTTAATAAATTCGGAGAACATTGTTTTTCATGATTCATGCAAAATAAAATCCGTTGAAAAAAATAAACTGATTTTTCAAAATGGAGATGAAGCTAATTTTGATTTACTTCTTGCTGTACCTCCACATGTTGCACCTAAAGTAATTTATGAATCTGGATTAGCCAAAGAAGGTGGATTTATACCAATTAACAGAGACTGTAAAACTCCGTTTGAAAATGTGTATGCAGTAGGTGATGTAACAACTTTAACAGTAATTGATACCATGACTGTTCCTAAAGCAGGCGTGTTTGCAGAAAGAGAAGCAATTACAGTTGCACAAAACATCATATCTAGTATACAAAATAAAAATGAATTATTATTGTTTGATGGAAAGGGAGGATGCTTCCTTGAATCTGGAAGAGATACTGCATCTATAATTGAAGTTGATATGTTTACAGAATCTAAACCAACAACAAAATTAACAGAATCTACAACTAAACATCTTGATGAAAAGTTACAATTTGAGAAAGAACGACTTTCAAAATGGTTATGA
- a CDS encoding SDR family oxidoreductase has product MIENKVAIVTGASSGIGFATALALSKAGVKVAIGARRTNMLLELEKKIKVNGGEVYSQKLDVTKRNECNSFVENVLKKWGTVDILVNNAGLMPLSFFKNLKIDEWEQMIDVNIKGVLYCTGAVVTHMLEKKSGHIINISSVAGRIVFPAGSVYCATKHAITAFSEGLRQELSVRKNIRVTCIEPGVVATELTNTITDESLQAFVENAKKMEALQAEDIANAIVYAVETPNHVNVNEILIRPTTQDR; this is encoded by the coding sequence ATGATTGAAAATAAAGTAGCAATAGTTACTGGTGCAAGTAGTGGAATTGGATTTGCTACTGCTTTAGCACTTTCAAAAGCAGGAGTAAAGGTTGCAATAGGTGCACGACGAACAAACATGCTTTTGGAATTAGAAAAAAAGATCAAAGTAAATGGCGGAGAAGTTTATTCTCAAAAACTAGATGTTACTAAGAGAAATGAATGTAATTCTTTTGTTGAAAACGTTTTGAAAAAGTGGGGAACTGTAGATATTCTAGTAAATAACGCAGGACTTATGCCTCTAAGCTTTTTTAAAAATTTGAAGATTGATGAATGGGAACAAATGATTGATGTCAATATCAAAGGCGTATTATATTGTACGGGAGCTGTTGTTACACACATGCTTGAAAAGAAATCAGGTCATATTATTAACATCTCTTCAGTTGCTGGAAGAATAGTTTTCCCTGCTGGTAGTGTTTATTGTGCCACAAAGCATGCGATCACTGCTTTTAGTGAAGGACTAAGACAAGAACTTAGCGTAAGAAAGAATATCCGTGTCACATGTATTGAACCAGGAGTTGTTGCAACCGAACTAACAAACACAATTACCGATGAATCGTTACAAGCATTTGTTGAAAATGCTAAAAAAATGGAAGCATTACAAGCTGAAGATATTGCAAATGCAATTGTTTATGCTGTAGAGACACCAAATCATGTAAATGTTAATGAAATTCTAATCAGACCTACCACACAAGATCGTTAA
- a CDS encoding AN1-type zinc finger domain-containing protein, with amino-acid sequence MKPEKCAYCGDMVDMPFQCNYCKDPFCAEHRLPEEHRCVKLTQIRARRFGEKKVIRDGGSNKQNVFKRMFRKFKD; translated from the coding sequence ATGAAGCCTGAAAAATGCGCTTATTGTGGTGACATGGTAGATATGCCATTTCAGTGTAATTATTGTAAAGATCCATTTTGTGCTGAACATAGACTTCCAGAAGAACATAGATGTGTAAAATTAACTCAGATTAGAGCTCGTAGATTTGGTGAGAAAAAAGTGATCAGAGATGGAGGTTCAAACAAACAAAATGTTTTCAAAAGAATGTTTAGAAAATTCAAAGATTAG
- the glnA gene encoding type I glutamate--ammonia ligase, whose protein sequence is MPYKVSHGKALQVTYSPDEVFARIQHEGIQFIDLQFTGLTGRFHHTTISAITFTPEQMRDGLPKLDGSSIIGFTNVDDSDLILKPDPNTFAIIPWMTENKTARLLCDIYWGGNRGRLSRDPRGISQKAEEYVKTQGFDYSAWGPEVEFFVFDRVHWDVLTPYKGQSYSIESKEAPWNNEGSGYPMGLQEGYYPSTPSDTLTPYRNECVNILNNDFGILCDNHHHEVATAGQCEIDIKYDYMTNAADAAQSYKYVIKNVAQKYGKVATMMPKPIAMDAGSGMHVNVSLWKGKENVFYDPDDSDELSQTAKYFCGGIINHAKALSAICNPTTNSYHRLVPGYEAPAYIAWSAGNRSAIVRVPQHLKGKNYASLKRLEFRAPDPSSNPYLVFAAVTAAGMDGVKKKMDPGDQVRDDIFKMTKSDRAKRGIGVLPKSLGEAIDELESDRKFLLPIYTNDVIDKIIELGKRDQREIAIRPHPHEFYLYFDI, encoded by the coding sequence TTGCCCTATAAAGTTAGCCATGGAAAAGCACTTCAAGTAACATATTCACCAGATGAAGTTTTTGCCAGAATTCAGCACGAAGGAATTCAGTTCATAGATCTTCAATTTACTGGTCTTACTGGACGTTTTCATCATACTACTATTTCAGCCATAACATTTACACCTGAACAAATGAGGGATGGATTACCAAAATTAGATGGATCATCTATTATTGGTTTTACTAATGTTGATGATTCAGATCTTATTTTAAAACCAGATCCTAATACTTTTGCCATAATTCCATGGATGACTGAAAATAAAACGGCAAGACTACTATGTGATATCTATTGGGGTGGTAATAGAGGAAGATTATCTAGAGATCCTCGAGGGATATCACAAAAAGCAGAAGAATATGTAAAAACTCAGGGTTTTGATTATAGTGCTTGGGGTCCAGAAGTAGAATTTTTTGTATTTGATAGGGTGCATTGGGATGTTTTGACTCCATACAAAGGTCAATCCTATTCAATTGAATCAAAAGAGGCACCATGGAATAATGAAGGAAGTGGATATCCAATGGGTCTTCAAGAAGGATACTATCCAAGTACTCCTTCAGATACTTTGACTCCATATAGAAATGAATGTGTAAATATTTTGAATAATGATTTTGGCATATTATGTGATAATCATCATCATGAGGTAGCTACTGCTGGACAATGTGAAATCGATATCAAATATGACTACATGACAAATGCTGCTGATGCAGCTCAGTCTTACAAATATGTAATAAAAAATGTAGCACAGAAATATGGTAAAGTTGCAACAATGATGCCAAAACCTATCGCAATGGATGCGGGTTCTGGAATGCACGTTAATGTTAGTTTATGGAAAGGAAAAGAGAATGTGTTTTATGATCCTGATGATTCTGATGAATTAAGTCAAACTGCAAAATATTTTTGTGGTGGAATTATTAATCATGCAAAAGCTCTGTCTGCAATTTGTAATCCTACTACTAATTCTTATCATAGACTTGTTCCAGGCTATGAAGCACCAGCTTATATCGCATGGAGTGCAGGTAATAGATCTGCTATAGTTAGGGTACCACAACATCTTAAAGGTAAAAATTATGCTAGCCTTAAGAGACTTGAATTTAGAGCTCCTGATCCTTCATCAAACCCATATCTGGTGTTTGCTGCAGTAACTGCAGCTGGAATGGATGGAGTAAAAAAGAAAATGGATCCGGGTGATCAAGTTCGTGATGATATTTTTAAAATGACAAAATCAGATAGAGCCAAAAGAGGAATAGGAGTTCTACCAAAAAGTTTAGGCGAAGCAATAGATGAATTAGAAAGTGACAGAAAGTTCCTTCTTCCAATTTATACAAATGATGTCATTGATAAAATAATTGAGTTAGGAAAAAGAGATCAACGGGAAATTGCAATAAGGCCACATCCTCATGAATTTTATCTGTATTTTGATATCTAA
- the thsB gene encoding thermosome subunit beta — MGMQATSKGTMPVVLLKEGGSETKGRDAQKNNIAAAKIIAEIVHSSLGPRGMDKMLVDSLGDVTITNDGATILKEIDVQHPAAKMLVEISKTTDNEVGDGTTSAVILAGALLENAESLLDQNVHPTIIVDGYRKAAKKAKQFLQEISETVSANDKSILIKIAKTSMQTKLVRKDSDQLADIIVKAVLAVVEKEGEKFNVDIDDIKVEKKAGGSIKDSVIIQGIVLDKEIVHGGMPRKISDAKIALINKALEISKTETDAKINISNPQQLKSFLDEENRMLKNMVDKVIGSGANVVLCQKGIDDMAQHYLAKAGIIAVRRIKESDLTKLAKATGARIVNNLDDIFEKDLGDAQLVEERKIEEDKWVFIEGCKHPKSVTLLLRGGSQRVVDEVERSVHDSLMVVKDVIEKPEIVAGGGAPETYAATKIRSWAKSLEGREQLAAEKFADSLESIPLTLSENAGMDPIDTLTVLRSRQMKGEKWTGIDVMKGKIGNMKSSDIIEPLAVKLQIVSAAAEAACMILRIDDVIATQKSAGPPPGAEGGMPGMGGMGGMPGMGGMGGMGGMPDMGGMM, encoded by the coding sequence ATGGGTATGCAAGCAACTTCTAAAGGCACTATGCCAGTTGTATTACTAAAAGAAGGAGGTTCTGAAACCAAAGGACGAGACGCACAAAAAAACAATATAGCAGCAGCCAAGATTATTGCTGAAATTGTACATTCCAGTCTTGGTCCAAGAGGTATGGATAAGATGCTTGTTGACTCACTTGGAGACGTTACAATTACAAATGATGGTGCAACAATTCTCAAAGAAATTGATGTACAACATCCAGCAGCAAAAATGCTCGTTGAAATTTCAAAAACAACAGATAATGAAGTTGGTGATGGTACAACATCTGCTGTCATTTTAGCAGGCGCACTTTTGGAAAACGCTGAATCACTTTTAGATCAGAATGTTCACCCAACAATTATTGTAGATGGATATAGAAAAGCTGCAAAAAAGGCAAAACAATTCCTTCAAGAAATATCTGAGACAGTATCTGCAAATGATAAATCAATTCTAATTAAAATTGCAAAAACATCTATGCAAACAAAATTGGTAAGAAAAGACTCTGATCAATTAGCCGATATTATTGTAAAAGCAGTTCTTGCAGTTGTTGAAAAAGAAGGTGAAAAATTTAATGTTGATATTGATGATATTAAAGTAGAAAAGAAAGCCGGTGGCTCGATTAAAGATTCTGTTATTATCCAAGGTATCGTACTTGATAAAGAAATTGTTCATGGGGGAATGCCAAGAAAAATTTCTGATGCAAAAATAGCCTTAATTAACAAAGCATTAGAAATTAGCAAAACTGAAACTGATGCTAAAATTAACATTTCAAATCCACAACAATTGAAATCATTTCTTGATGAGGAAAATAGAATGCTAAAGAATATGGTCGATAAAGTAATTGGTTCTGGAGCAAATGTAGTATTATGTCAAAAAGGAATTGATGATATGGCTCAACACTATCTAGCAAAAGCAGGAATCATTGCAGTTAGAAGAATCAAAGAAAGTGATCTTACAAAACTTGCAAAAGCAACTGGTGCTAGAATTGTAAACAATCTTGATGATATATTTGAAAAAGATCTAGGAGATGCTCAACTTGTAGAGGAAAGAAAAATTGAAGAAGACAAATGGGTATTCATTGAAGGTTGCAAACATCCAAAATCTGTTACTCTGCTTCTTCGTGGCGGTTCTCAAAGAGTTGTTGATGAAGTTGAACGCTCAGTACACGATTCTCTAATGGTAGTAAAAGATGTAATTGAAAAACCAGAAATTGTTGCAGGAGGCGGTGCCCCTGAAACTTATGCTGCAACTAAGATAAGAAGTTGGGCAAAATCACTAGAAGGTAGAGAACAACTTGCTGCTGAAAAATTTGCTGATTCTTTAGAATCAATTCCATTAACACTTTCAGAAAATGCTGGAATGGATCCAATTGATACACTAACAGTTCTTCGTTCTAGACAAATGAAAGGAGAAAAATGGACTGGAATTGATGTTATGAAAGGTAAAATCGGAAATATGAAATCAAGTGATATAATTGAACCTTTAGCAGTTAAACTTCAGATTGTTTCAGCAGCTGCAGAAGCAGCCTGTATGATTCTTAGAATTGATGATGTCATTGCCACACAAAAATCTGCAGGACCTCCACCAGGAGCAGAAGGTGGAATGCCTGGAATGGGCGGTATGGGTGGAATGCCTGGAATGGGCGGTATGGGTGGAATGGGTGGCATGCCTGATATGGGCGGAATGATGTAA
- the glyA gene encoding serine hydroxymethyltransferase encodes MAKSSNKESYNKIFSNLKEHHKWFENSIPLIASENIPSPAVREAITSDFGNRYAEGWPGERVYAGCVYIDEVEFECMKLAKKLYKAKFADVRPISGVVANLAVYSAFTNPGDVMLAPSIPAGGHISHGKKEHSGTAGLVHGLEIEFYPFDAEEMTIDVEKTKQKVEELKKAGTLPKMAMFGGSLFLFPHPVKELADFLKSFDMHINYDAAHVAGLIAGGRFQDPLREGADTMTMSTHKTLFGPQGGLVLGSEKHEEPIKKATFPGLTSSHHIHHMAGKAVAFAEALEFGKDYANQVIKNAKVFAESLNDVGFKVLGEKRGFTESHQIAVNVLDYSDGGKVEADLEKANIIVNRQLIPGDIKAGRNYFHPGGIRLGVSEITRLGMKQNEMKEIASYIKEVIIDKKDPKKILTKVKSFRKNYQKVHYCFDKKLGAYEYVKLR; translated from the coding sequence ATGGCAAAATCGTCAAATAAAGAATCTTACAATAAAATTTTCTCAAATTTGAAAGAACATCACAAATGGTTTGAAAATTCTATTCCATTAATTGCAAGTGAAAACATACCAAGTCCTGCTGTTAGAGAGGCAATAACATCAGATTTTGGAAATAGATATGCCGAGGGTTGGCCTGGTGAGAGGGTCTATGCAGGATGTGTGTACATTGATGAGGTTGAGTTTGAATGTATGAAGCTTGCAAAGAAGTTGTATAAGGCAAAATTTGCAGATGTTAGACCCATCTCTGGTGTGGTTGCAAATCTTGCAGTATATTCTGCTTTTACAAACCCAGGCGATGTAATGTTAGCACCTTCAATTCCTGCGGGAGGTCATATTTCTCATGGTAAGAAGGAACATTCAGGAACCGCCGGATTAGTTCATGGCTTAGAAATTGAATTTTATCCATTTGATGCTGAAGAGATGACAATTGATGTTGAAAAGACAAAACAGAAAGTTGAGGAATTAAAGAAAGCAGGTACTCTGCCAAAGATGGCAATGTTTGGTGGATCGTTGTTTTTGTTTCCACATCCTGTTAAAGAATTGGCAGATTTCCTAAAGAGTTTTGATATGCATATCAATTATGATGCTGCACATGTTGCTGGATTGATTGCTGGTGGAAGATTTCAGGATCCATTACGAGAAGGTGCAGACACTATGACAATGAGTACTCATAAAACTTTGTTTGGTCCACAAGGTGGACTTGTTTTAGGTTCTGAGAAACACGAAGAACCAATCAAGAAAGCAACATTTCCTGGATTAACTAGTAGTCACCATATTCATCATATGGCAGGTAAGGCAGTAGCTTTTGCAGAAGCATTAGAATTTGGAAAAGATTATGCTAACCAAGTTATTAAAAATGCCAAAGTGTTTGCAGAATCACTTAATGATGTAGGTTTTAAAGTTCTAGGTGAAAAGAGAGGATTTACTGAATCACATCAAATTGCTGTTAATGTTTTAGATTATTCTGATGGAGGTAAAGTTGAAGCAGATTTAGAAAAAGCTAACATCATTGTAAATAGACAACTTATTCCAGGCGACATCAAAGCTGGTCGTAATTATTTTCATCCAGGAGGAATTAGATTGGGAGTTTCTGAAATTACTAGACTAGGCATGAAACAAAACGAGATGAAAGAGATTGCATCATATATCAAAGAGGTCATAATTGATAAAAAAGATCCCAAGAAAATTCTTACAAAAGTAAAATCTTTTAGAAAGAATTATCAAAAAGTTCATTATTGTTTTGATAAAAAACTTGGGGCTTATGAATACGTAAAATTAAGATAA